In a single window of the Rhineura floridana isolate rRhiFlo1 chromosome 3, rRhiFlo1.hap2, whole genome shotgun sequence genome:
- the LOC133380984 gene encoding lymphocyte antigen 6 complex locus protein G6c-like, with protein sequence MNKYLLLGFSVLAFCTVAQGLMCKVCKFKVGKLCFKSDEPCQAKEDQQCETTKVYTGSLMLFTKHDCNKVPNLCNKTEQRDDVFDMSYNRTCCSQDFCNGGVANIPSLPLFTGLSLAVGWWLAH encoded by the exons ATGAACAAGTACCTTCTCCTGGGCTTTTCTGTTCTGGCCTTCTGCACAGTCG CCCAAGGTCTGATGTGCAAAGTCTGCAAATTCAAAGTCGGCAAACTCTGTTTCAAGTCTGATGAGCCCTGCCAGGCAAAAGAAGACCAACAGTGTGAGACAACCAAAGTGTATACAG GTAGCTTAATGCTGTTCACAAAACATGACTGCAACAAAGTGCCCAATCTCTGCAACAAGACCGAGCAGAGGGACGATGTCTTCGACATGAGCTACAACCGCACATGCTGCAGTCAGGACTTCTGCAACGGGGGAGTTGCCAACATTCCCAGCCTTCCACTCTTCACTGGCCTCAGCTTGGCAGTGGGGTGGTGGCTAGCGCATTAA